The Halosimplex litoreum genome has a window encoding:
- a CDS encoding DNA topoisomerase VI subunit B, which translates to MTSYQSQLGEGEGIAEELAESQRSISIAEFFEKNKHMLGFDSGARGLVTAVKEAVDNALDACEEAGIAPDIYVEIQEAGDYYRLIVEDNGPGITKAQIPKVFGKLLYGSRFHSREQSRGQQGIGISAAVLYSQLTSGKPAKITSRTKGGTEAEYFELIIDTDTNEPEIDVEETTTWERPHGTRIELEMEANMRARNQLHDYIKDTAVVNPHARIELREPSEHMKYERVTDQLPAETEEIRPHPHGVELGTLIKMLDATDSYSVSGFLQNEFTRVGGKTSDSVIDNFRDRHFGREMSWEPPEAHEPADVARALDAAVANKGAEATAEFADRVADALDGYDRVAHHEFADLVDDVADDIEDKYEVTFGSTVRENAVEAGWAAVLGAGDAVGVDDDAEEYEHLRSDLYAVVDEVTTTQKDDATIQGLADRLAPKFGDADDARHRFTRDEIREFVRRAADATEEYDDATFGETARENVVEAIWERARGVPDDPPNVTAIAGDRDAASELLDAMRETDIIAPPTDCLSPIESDLIEEGLRKEYDADFYAASTRDASVHGGDPFIVEAGLAYGGDVEAEGKAEVMRFANRVPLVYQRGACATTDVVKDINWRNYNLDQPGGSGIPNGPVVIMVHVASTNVPFTSESKDAVANVPELESEIELAMREAARELKSFLKKRRSMQQRREKQDKLATILPEMAEKLSAVTDNDDLDIDDTLARIMNNVLVERQRDGDTVQLVVENNSDRAADVEITDIVAGSEPVLANGDASVVEMDGEWFVKWSTSVSAGDEATLEYDVGADAEFDISVEGIEDERVTIDA; encoded by the coding sequence ATGACATCGTATCAGTCGCAACTCGGCGAGGGAGAGGGGATCGCCGAGGAGCTGGCCGAGAGCCAGCGGTCGATCTCCATCGCCGAGTTCTTCGAGAAGAACAAGCACATGCTCGGGTTCGACAGCGGGGCCCGGGGACTCGTGACCGCCGTGAAAGAGGCGGTCGACAACGCGCTGGACGCCTGCGAAGAGGCGGGCATCGCCCCCGACATCTACGTCGAGATCCAGGAGGCCGGCGACTACTACCGCCTCATCGTCGAGGACAACGGCCCCGGGATCACCAAAGCGCAGATCCCCAAGGTCTTCGGGAAGCTGCTCTACGGGTCGCGGTTTCACTCACGAGAGCAGAGCCGCGGCCAACAGGGGATAGGGATCTCCGCGGCGGTTCTCTACTCCCAGCTCACGTCGGGCAAGCCCGCGAAGATCACCTCCCGGACCAAGGGCGGCACCGAGGCGGAGTACTTCGAGCTCATCATCGACACCGACACGAACGAGCCCGAGATCGACGTCGAGGAGACGACGACCTGGGAGCGGCCCCACGGGACGCGTATCGAACTGGAGATGGAGGCGAACATGCGGGCTCGCAACCAGCTCCACGACTACATCAAAGACACCGCGGTCGTCAACCCCCACGCTCGCATCGAGCTCCGGGAACCGAGCGAGCACATGAAATACGAGCGGGTGACCGACCAGCTCCCCGCCGAGACCGAGGAGATCCGCCCCCACCCCCACGGGGTGGAGCTCGGCACCCTGATCAAGATGCTCGACGCCACCGACTCCTACTCGGTGTCGGGTTTCCTCCAGAACGAGTTCACCCGCGTCGGCGGGAAGACCTCCGATTCGGTCATCGACAACTTCCGCGACCGCCACTTCGGCCGCGAGATGTCGTGGGAGCCACCCGAGGCCCACGAACCCGCGGACGTGGCCCGCGCGCTCGACGCCGCCGTCGCCAACAAGGGCGCCGAGGCGACCGCTGAGTTCGCCGACCGCGTCGCCGACGCGCTGGACGGCTACGACCGCGTCGCACACCACGAGTTCGCCGACCTCGTCGACGACGTGGCCGACGATATCGAGGACAAATACGAGGTGACCTTCGGCTCGACGGTCCGGGAGAACGCCGTCGAAGCGGGCTGGGCCGCGGTCCTCGGCGCGGGCGACGCCGTCGGCGTCGACGACGACGCCGAGGAGTACGAACACCTGCGTTCGGACCTCTACGCCGTCGTCGACGAGGTGACGACCACCCAGAAGGACGACGCGACGATCCAGGGGCTGGCCGACCGACTCGCCCCGAAGTTCGGGGACGCCGACGACGCCCGTCACCGGTTCACTCGCGACGAGATCCGCGAGTTCGTCCGCCGCGCGGCCGACGCCACCGAGGAGTACGACGACGCGACCTTCGGCGAGACCGCCCGCGAGAACGTCGTCGAAGCCATCTGGGAGCGCGCCCGCGGCGTCCCGGACGACCCGCCGAACGTGACGGCCATCGCCGGCGACCGCGACGCCGCCAGCGAGCTGCTCGACGCCATGCGCGAGACGGACATCATCGCGCCGCCGACGGACTGTCTCTCGCCCATCGAGTCGGACCTCATCGAGGAGGGGCTGCGCAAGGAGTACGACGCCGACTTCTACGCGGCGTCGACCCGCGACGCCTCCGTCCACGGCGGCGACCCGTTCATCGTCGAGGCCGGCCTGGCGTACGGCGGCGACGTCGAAGCCGAGGGCAAAGCCGAGGTGATGCGCTTCGCCAACCGCGTCCCGCTCGTCTATCAACGGGGCGCCTGTGCGACGACGGACGTGGTCAAGGACATCAACTGGCGCAACTACAACTTAGACCAGCCCGGTGGAAGCGGCATCCCGAACGGCCCGGTCGTCATCATGGTCCACGTCGCCTCGACGAACGTGCCCTTCACCAGCGAGTCCAAGGACGCCGTCGCGAACGTTCCCGAGCTCGAATCGGAGATCGAACTCGCGATGCGCGAGGCGGCTCGCGAGCTGAAGTCGTTCCTGAAGAAACGGCGCTCGATGCAACAGCGCCGCGAGAAGCAGGACAAGCTGGCGACGATCCTGCCGGAGATGGCCGAGAAACTCTCGGCGGTCACCGACAACGACGACCTGGACATCGACGACACGCTCGCCCGGATCATGAACAACGTCCTCGTCGAGCGCCAGCGCGACGGCGACACCGTCCAGCTGGTCGTCGAGAACAACTCCGACCGAGCGGCGGACGTGGAGATCACGGACATCGTCGCCGGGAGCGAGCCCGTCCTGGCCAACGGCGACGCGAGCGTCGTCGAGATGGACGGCGAGTGGTTCGTCAAGTGGTCGACCTCGGTGTCGGCCGGCGACGAGGCCACGCTGGAGTACGACGTGGGCGCAGACGCGGAGTTCGACATCTCCGTCGAGGGCATCGAGGACGAGCGAGTCACGATCGACGCGTAG
- the gyrB gene encoding DNA topoisomerase (ATP-hydrolyzing) subunit B, whose protein sequence is MSREPEEYGAQQIQALEGLEAVRKRPAMYIGSTDDRGLHHLVYEVVDNSIDEALAGYCDSISVTIHDDGSVSVSDDGRGIPVDTHEKYDKPAVEVVMTILHAGGKFDNKSYQVSGGLHGVGVSVVNALSERLEVEVKRDGAVHRESFEQGAPQGGLERVRDMDTDEGTGTTIRFWPDAEIFEADEYDYSTLESRLRELAFLNSGVEITLADERDDTEDTFRYDGGIREFVEYLNETKEPLHEEVVYFEDEDQDIHVEVAMQGTSELQGSIHAFANNINTREGGTHLTGFKTALTRIVNDYAEDNGLLGEIDGTLKGDDIREGLTAVISVKHPDPQFEGQTKTKLGNSEVRGIVESAVHDGLGTYFEEHPDTAEVIVQKAVEAAKARKAAKKAKELTRRKSALDSTALPGKLSDCQTRDPEDAELFITEGDSAGGSAKQGRNPEFQAILPIRGKILNVEKHRLDRILENNEIRAMITAIGTGIGDEFDIEDARYEKIVLMTDADVDGAHIRTLLLTFFYRHMRPLLEAGYVYAAQPPLYRVRYRGNTYDAMSDEERDRIVEEKCDGNPTQVQRFKGLGEMNPQQLWDTTMDPEQRILKQITIEDAAAADKMFSVLMGDAVEPRKQFIKDHAPEAEWVDI, encoded by the coding sequence ATGTCACGGGAGCCTGAAGAGTACGGCGCACAGCAGATCCAGGCCCTGGAGGGGCTGGAGGCCGTGCGCAAACGCCCGGCGATGTACATCGGGTCCACGGACGACAGGGGCTTGCACCACCTCGTGTACGAGGTCGTGGACAACTCTATCGACGAGGCGTTGGCCGGGTACTGCGACAGCATCTCGGTCACCATCCACGACGACGGGTCCGTCTCTGTCTCCGACGACGGCCGGGGGATCCCGGTCGACACCCACGAGAAGTACGACAAGCCCGCCGTCGAGGTGGTGATGACGATCCTCCACGCGGGCGGGAAGTTCGACAACAAGTCCTACCAGGTCTCCGGGGGGCTCCACGGCGTCGGCGTCTCCGTCGTCAACGCCCTCTCCGAGCGGCTGGAAGTCGAGGTCAAGCGCGACGGCGCCGTCCACCGCGAGTCGTTCGAGCAGGGTGCCCCACAGGGGGGACTCGAACGTGTCCGCGACATGGATACCGACGAGGGAACGGGCACCACCATCCGCTTCTGGCCTGACGCCGAGATCTTCGAGGCCGACGAGTACGACTACTCCACGCTCGAATCCCGCCTGCGCGAACTGGCCTTCCTCAACTCCGGCGTCGAGATCACGCTGGCCGACGAGCGCGACGACACCGAGGACACCTTCCGGTACGACGGCGGCATCCGCGAGTTCGTCGAGTATCTCAACGAGACGAAAGAGCCGCTCCACGAGGAGGTCGTCTACTTCGAGGACGAGGACCAGGACATCCACGTCGAGGTAGCGATGCAAGGCACCAGCGAACTGCAGGGCTCTATCCACGCCTTCGCGAACAACATCAACACCCGCGAGGGCGGTACACACCTCACCGGGTTCAAGACCGCGTTGACCCGTATCGTCAACGACTACGCCGAGGACAACGGCCTGCTCGGCGAGATCGACGGCACTCTGAAGGGCGACGACATCCGCGAGGGATTGACCGCCGTCATCTCCGTCAAACACCCCGACCCGCAGTTCGAGGGCCAGACCAAGACGAAACTCGGCAACAGCGAGGTCCGGGGTATCGTCGAGTCGGCCGTCCACGACGGGCTCGGCACCTACTTCGAGGAGCACCCCGACACAGCCGAGGTCATCGTCCAGAAGGCCGTCGAGGCCGCCAAGGCGCGCAAGGCCGCCAAGAAGGCCAAGGAGCTGACTCGCCGCAAATCCGCGCTCGATTCGACGGCGCTGCCCGGCAAGCTGTCGGACTGTCAGACACGCGACCCCGAGGACGCCGAGCTGTTCATCACCGAGGGCGACTCCGCCGGCGGCTCGGCCAAGCAGGGACGCAATCCCGAGTTCCAGGCCATCCTCCCCATCCGCGGGAAGATCCTGAACGTCGAGAAACACCGGCTGGACCGCATCCTCGAGAACAACGAGATCCGTGCGATGATCACGGCCATCGGCACGGGCATCGGCGACGAGTTCGACATCGAGGACGCTCGCTACGAGAAGATCGTGCTGATGACAGACGCCGACGTCGACGGCGCCCACATCCGGACGCTCCTGTTGACCTTCTTCTACCGGCACATGCGACCGCTGCTCGAAGCGGGGTACGTCTACGCCGCCCAGCCCCCGTTGTACCGGGTTCGCTATCGTGGCAACACCTACGACGCGATGAGCGACGAGGAACGCGACCGCATCGTCGAAGAGAAGTGCGACGGCAACCCGACCCAGGTCCAACGGTTCAAGGGCCTCGGCGAGATGAACCCCCAGCAGCTGTGGGACACGACGATGGACCCCGAACAGCGGATCCTCAAACAGATCACTATCGAGGACGCCGCCGCGGCGGACAAGATGTTCTCGGTGCTGATGGGCGACGCCGTCGAACCGCGCAAACAGTTCATCAAGGACCACGCGCCCGAGGCGGAGTGGGTGGATATATGA
- the gyrA gene encoding DNA gyrase subunit A — MSSDVPDSDATPAAQVDRVRVENEMEQSYIDYAMSVIAGRALPDVRDGLKPVHRRILYAMHEMGVSSNTSHRKCSSIVGETMGDYHPHGDSPIYDTLVRMAQDFSMRYPLVDGQGNFGSMDGDPAAAMRYTEARMAPIAEEMLADIEKDTVDFQSNYDDRLTEPGVLPAKVPNLLINGSSGIAVGMSTNIPPHNFGEVVDAVVKLIDEPDCEVDDLVDTRDSRGNGTPGPIKGPDFPTGGTIVGREAVYSAYATGRGRVTVRAKYELQREAGRIVLTEIPFQENKARMVERIAEDVNEGKIEGVSDLRDESDRNGVRVVIELKRGANIDVVENQLKKHHFESTFGVINLALVDGQPQVLTLKETLEEYLSHRKEVVRRRSQYELAEAEDRAHILDGRLKALDQVDAVVDLIRNSEDRDAAKAALQGELDLEELDAEFEHLDAQTAFDFSGDQADHIVRMQLGSLTSMEAAEIESEYEDLQAEIERLETILEDESELLAVIKEELEEMKAEYDDERRTNFVESDEITNEDLIPEEDVVVVITEDDYIKRMPVDRFDPQGRGGKGIIGADPKEGDRVSKVFRANTHDYLLSFTNQGQVYKLKTYEIPEMSRTARGKSAVNLIDLDDGEEITAVVNTDDFEPEESIAMVTRDGYVKRTNAEEFENILSTGIIAADLEEGDELVDVEVTDHTKDLVIATERGMTIRFDESEAREMGRNARGVGGIDLQGDDKVAGMVATDEDDDRCLLTVTRNGFGKRTTLSEYRRQSRYGKGLIDIKTDERNGLVSTVKAVSEDDHLMIMSERGQIMRIRAGDVSEVGRNTKGVVVMKLEEGDSVASVDVVPASVEVAGDDEGEAE, encoded by the coding sequence ATGAGTTCCGACGTCCCCGACTCCGACGCGACGCCGGCCGCGCAGGTCGACCGCGTCCGCGTCGAGAACGAGATGGAGCAGAGCTACATCGACTACGCGATGAGCGTCATCGCGGGCCGAGCGCTCCCGGACGTGCGCGACGGGCTCAAACCAGTCCACCGGCGCATCCTCTACGCGATGCACGAGATGGGCGTGTCGAGCAACACCTCTCACCGGAAGTGTTCCTCGATCGTCGGCGAGACGATGGGTGACTACCACCCCCACGGCGACAGCCCCATCTACGACACGCTCGTCCGGATGGCCCAGGACTTCTCGATGCGCTATCCCCTCGTGGACGGCCAGGGGAACTTCGGCTCGATGGACGGCGACCCCGCCGCGGCCATGCGGTACACCGAGGCGCGGATGGCCCCCATCGCCGAGGAGATGCTCGCGGACATCGAGAAGGACACCGTCGACTTCCAGTCGAACTACGACGACCGGCTGACCGAGCCGGGGGTCCTGCCCGCGAAGGTGCCGAACCTGTTGATCAACGGCTCGTCGGGCATCGCGGTCGGCATGTCGACGAACATCCCGCCGCACAACTTCGGCGAGGTCGTCGACGCCGTCGTCAAGCTCATCGACGAGCCCGACTGCGAGGTCGACGATCTGGTCGACACTCGCGACAGCCGCGGCAACGGCACGCCGGGCCCGATCAAGGGCCCGGACTTCCCGACCGGCGGCACGATCGTCGGCCGCGAGGCCGTCTACTCGGCCTACGCGACGGGACGCGGCCGCGTGACGGTCCGCGCGAAGTACGAACTCCAGCGCGAGGCGGGGCGGATCGTCCTGACGGAGATCCCCTTCCAGGAGAACAAGGCGCGGATGGTCGAGCGCATCGCCGAGGACGTCAACGAGGGGAAGATCGAGGGCGTCTCGGACCTGCGCGACGAGTCCGACCGCAACGGCGTCCGCGTCGTCATCGAGCTCAAGCGCGGGGCCAACATCGACGTCGTCGAGAACCAGCTGAAGAAACACCACTTCGAGTCGACCTTCGGCGTCATCAACCTCGCCTTGGTCGACGGCCAGCCTCAGGTCCTGACGCTCAAGGAGACCCTCGAGGAGTATCTGTCTCATCGCAAGGAGGTCGTCCGTCGGCGCTCGCAGTACGAACTCGCCGAGGCCGAGGATCGCGCGCACATCCTCGACGGCCGGCTGAAAGCGCTGGACCAGGTCGACGCGGTCGTCGACCTCATCCGTAACTCCGAGGACCGCGACGCGGCCAAGGCCGCCCTGCAGGGCGAACTCGACCTCGAAGAGCTCGACGCGGAGTTCGAGCACCTCGACGCCCAGACCGCCTTCGACTTCTCCGGCGACCAGGCCGACCACATCGTCCGGATGCAGCTCGGCTCGCTCACCTCGATGGAGGCAGCGGAGATCGAGAGCGAGTACGAGGACCTTCAGGCCGAGATCGAACGCCTGGAGACGATCCTCGAGGACGAGAGCGAGCTCCTGGCCGTGATCAAAGAGGAGCTGGAGGAGATGAAAGCCGAGTACGACGACGAGCGCCGGACGAACTTCGTCGAGAGCGACGAGATCACCAACGAGGATCTGATCCCCGAGGAGGACGTGGTCGTCGTCATCACCGAGGACGACTACATCAAGCGGATGCCCGTCGACCGCTTCGACCCCCAGGGTCGCGGCGGCAAGGGCATCATCGGCGCCGACCCCAAAGAGGGAGACCGGGTCTCGAAGGTGTTCCGGGCCAACACCCACGACTACCTGCTCTCCTTTACCAACCAGGGGCAGGTGTACAAACTCAAGACCTACGAGATCCCGGAGATGAGTCGGACGGCCCGCGGGAAGTCGGCGGTCAACCTCATCGACCTCGACGACGGCGAGGAGATCACCGCCGTCGTCAACACGGACGACTTCGAGCCCGAGGAGTCGATCGCGATGGTCACTCGCGACGGCTACGTCAAGCGGACCAACGCCGAGGAGTTCGAGAACATCCTCTCGACGGGGATCATCGCCGCCGACCTCGAGGAGGGCGACGAACTCGTCGACGTGGAGGTCACCGACCACACGAAGGATCTCGTCATCGCCACCGAACGGGGCATGACGATCCGCTTCGACGAGAGCGAGGCCCGCGAGATGGGCCGCAACGCCCGTGGCGTCGGCGGGATCGACCTTCAGGGCGACGACAAGGTTGCGGGTATGGTCGCCACCGACGAGGACGACGACCGCTGTCTCCTGACGGTCACTCGCAACGGTTTCGGCAAGCGGACCACCCTCTCGGAGTATCGCCGCCAGTCACGCTACGGCAAGGGGCTCATCGACATCAAGACCGACGAGCGCAACGGCCTCGTCAGTACCGTCAAGGCCGTCAGCGAGGACGACCACCTGATGATCATGAGCGAGCGCGGCCAGATCATGCGCATCCGCGCCGGTGACGTGAGCGAGGTCGGGCGCAATACGAAGGGCGTCGTCGTGATGAAACTGGAAGAGGGCGACAGCGTCGCCAGCGTCGACGTCGTCCCGGCGTCCGTCGAAGTGGCCGGTGACGACGAAGGCGAAGCCGAGTAG